In the genome of Colwellia sp. PAMC 21821, the window GGTGGTTTAAATCGACGCACTTTGTATCTTGGGTGTTTACTGGGGGAGTCAGTCGCTGTTTTAAATGGTACTGTGGCTGGAGTACCTCCAGCACATTGGAATTTTGACTCGGACACTGAGTAACTTATTTCTAAAAAGCTAAATTAGGCGTCTTGGTAGATAAGTAACCAGACGCTTTTGCTGTGAGGTTTCTTACTCGCTTTATCATTCTACCTTCCTTAATCTCTATTTATTACTCTTAAATACCTGGCAGATTCAAGTCTGAAGTGCATAGCCTTTAATGTGTAATGTGAACCTTGATTAATAATCCGATATAAAAATCTTTGTTTATTTGCACATTACTTGTGATGTAAAAGTCATAACATTGCAGGTTTATAGTAACCTGCAATGAGTCATGTTTTTCTGAGAAGAGTTAATTATTTAGGGGGTTGTGTTGAATTTAGTAAAAAATTGGTCAACTGTGTCGACGCCTTTGATGTCTAAAATCGAGATTACTTCTGATAGATCTGAAAAGTCAGCTCCACCGTAGTGAATACTATCGTTCTGGTATCGTCCATTCACACCATTATATTTGCTACTAATGGCGTTAGCCATTGTCCATACTTGTGATGACGGTAGATTGGCCGCTTCAAGTTTCTTCACAGAATAAGAGGTGTTATTATAACCTGGCGAGCCATTTTCTGCAGCATTTCCATCAGGAATTTTAATATAAGTCGTTTGAGCTTTAACAAAGGCTAGCGCATCTTTGCTGGTCTCTTTTTCATTCCAGGTACTATGTTGAACAACAATGAATTGCTCTTTAGTTATCGGGTTACCCATTTGAGCTAAATGGTTAAGTAAATCTTGAGTAAAATCACTTTGACCAGCTTCTGCAGCCCATACACGTCCACCTGATAAAATAGTTTTTTCAACTCGTTTTGATGTATCGGTAAGTGCCTTTTTACGTGCCATATGAGCATCGGTCCAATCGTTTTTGAACACTAAATCAAATAAAGAATTTGCAGGAACATATAAACCCGCTTGAATACCATAAGTTCCACTAACTGCAAAATAGTTAAGGTCTTTAAAAGGTTTAGCTTTTAAAATAAGATCTAGCGCGGCAATAGTATGAATATCATCAACATCAGTTTTAAGGTCAAAATTTAACAAAAGTAAATCTTTAGCTTTATCAAATTTAGGTGTATCAGCAGCATGGCTTAATAGTGAGAATAAAACAGAGGTAGTAAATAGAGTGAGTAAGTAAAGCTTCTTCATTTTTAAATTCCTTGAGGTAATGGGTTATGTATATTGTTATTAAGGCCATAAAATGGAGAGCCTAAAAACCAATATGATTTTCTAAATCTGACTTACTCGGTTACTTTCGAGTTGAAACGGCCGAATAACTCAGTGAACATGTCGTTTTAATTAAATAACGTTAATGTATACATTAATAAGTTACCAGTAACATTGGTTTGAATCAACAGTTTATTCAGTAGATTGCTGTGAGTGGATAACACTGTTGATATAAAATGTTAATGCCTGAGACCTATGAATAAAAACAAAATAAAAATAGGCCCATTACAATACATTACTGATGTTGCTCGAATGCCGAAAGTAGCTTTAATGCATAATATAAAGAATTCGAATATGGCTAAAGTATTTTCTCACATTCAAATTCAGTCAGTGCTAAGTAAACAAGACTAGATTCCTAGTGAGCGTAAAATCTTTTATAAAAAGGTAAATGTTATGCGAGCGTTGTATTTTATCATCAATATTTAATTATATTTTTTGTGAAGCAATACGTAGTTGGCTGACCTAGCTATTAAGCCGTACGTATTTAAGCCCTTGTGTTTTATTCTTCGGATGTATGTATATTCGCTTATATTTGGAAATACTGGATAGTATTCTTAGCGCAGATACTAAAGGAGATACCACTACTTTTAGCAATGACGATGTGATCATGAGAGTGTTAATTACCTGTAAGAAAATATTATTATTGTCCAATAATAATATTGCGGTTTTAGGGATACATGGAACCGCTTTATTCTTCCAGGTGTTATTACGCCAAGATTTAAGGTTGGTTAAACCGCAGCAAAGGAACTACTGTCTGATATAAATAGGGTACAACTTATCGATGCGTGTATCGATCTGGATTTGAAATTATCGATGGAGATAATATTTAAATACGTTGGTATAGACTCCTGTATTATAAATTATCAAACCTATACTTTTCGATAATACTGAGTAGATTATGCTTACCCTTCTGGCGGTGTAAACTATGTATTTCGGCTGCTTTTTTCGCATCACCAGCTCGAATAGCCGCGACTACTGCTTTATGATCATCGGTTGAATCTGTAGGCTTATCACGTAATGCAAGTGTGAAATAGCGAACTCGATGTGCCTGCCCCCAAAATTGAAGAACGACTTGTTTCAATCGAATGCTGCCGCATAAATCTAATAGACAAAGATGAAACTCTTCATCAGCTTCAGCCCACTCTTTTAGGTTGTCTTGTTGTAATGCTTTTTCCATTTTTAATGTAGGAAGTTCAAGCTGTTTAATTTCTTGTTCCGTAATCGTTTTTTGCGCTACCTTTTCAGCTAGTATTTTAGCTGCTTGGGCTTCCAGCGCGGTAATTATGTCATAAATTTCGTTCATGTCTGCAGCTGAGATAGGATTAATAAATATTCCTCTTCTAGGCCTTATTGTTATCAAACCTTCTTTTTCAAGTTGTACACACGCTTCGCGAATGGGGGTACGGCTAATATTGAGTTTTTCTACCAATACTTTCTCTAGTATTTGCTCACCCGCTCGGAACTCATTGTCCAAAATCAAAGCCCGAATTGTCTGATAGGCCTTTTCAGAAAGAGGCATAACACTGATTTTTTTTGGTTTATTCATACATGTCTTCTTTTACTAGATTCAGATGATCATTTTAATTAGATAAGTAGCTATCTACTTAGAAATCCCAAGTGCATTAGCCTTACTTTCTACTTTCGTCATTTATTATATGGAAATTTACACAAAAAATTAGAGCGTGTTTCATGATTTAATTCATCTTATCCTCATTAAACCCTGTATTACAAGGGTTTTGCGTACAGAACTGTTCTGTTAGTACCTTTGCATAATCAATCCTTACCGTGCTCTCAAGGTAGGTTATTTATAGTATGTACTTATTTTACAAGATGTGTAATTTTTTATTACTTGTAATTAGTTGTTGATTTTTAGCGTTGACATGTTAGCTATTCAATATTAATGTATGCATTAATTAATGAGTAATGTATGCATTAATTATAATATATACGCAATGGTGTGCAAGCTCTTTAGTCTAGTGTTACACATCATCCAATTAACAGTAATAAGATTAAAAGGCTTAAAACATGAATCCACATAATAAGTTTAAAAAGTCACTGTTGACAAAGAGCATATCGCTATTGCTAAGCTCATCAGTCATCATGCCGAGCATTGCACAAGAGACTCCAACCAAAGAAGGACTTGAAGTCATTTCAGTTACAGGGATCCGCGGTAGTTTATTTAACTCTATGAATCTTAAAAGAGATTCAGAAGGGGTAGTTGACGCTATTTCGTCGGAAGATATTGGTAAATTCCCCTCTACAAATTTAGCTGAATCATTACAACGTATTCCTGGTGTATCTATCGACCGAGTAAATGGAGAAGGTTCACAGATCACCGTGCGTGGTTTTGGTGCCGACTTTAATCAGGTGACACTTAATGGTCGTACCATGCCCACTGCGAATGTGCCAATTGTTGGGGCAGGTAGTAGTGGCAGTGCGTCTGGTGCTTCAGGTCGAGCGTTTGATTTTTCAAATTTATCCTCTGATGGGGTACAGATACTTGAAGTATTTAAAACCGGTCGTGCCGATATTTCTTCTGGTGGTATTGGAGCAACCGTTAATGTTGTGACACGACGTCCTTTGGGCACTTCGGGTGTGCAAGGCTCAATAAGCGCCAAAGCAATACATGATACATCGGTGGATGGAGGAAGTAGTATTACTCCTGAAATTGGTGGCTCTTTTAGTTGGGCAAATGAAGAAAATACGTTTGGTATTGGATTTTTTGGTGGTATATCAAATCGAGATAGTGCAGCAGCAGGAGCTACATCATCATCATGGAATGTTATCCCATACTCTGAGTTTCTAGGGCTAACTACCGAAGATACTATTATTACTAATGCACCGACTTCTTTAGACCAATACGTGACTTTACCAAGAGATAGCCGATACCAGTTTTCGGAATTTGAGCGCGAGCGTAGTAATGGTCAGTTAGTATTGCAGTTTGCCCCAAGTGAGAATTTGTCTCTGACAGCCGATTACACTTTTGCTGTCAATAAAGGTGTGGAAGAAAAAGTAGAATTTTATAATTGGTTCAATCGTCCTTTTACTGAGGTGGTATTTGATGATAGTCCGGTTCCAAGTACTATTTTCATAAAAGAAAGAGCAATTAATAAAGGCGGCGGAATGCCTCAGGTTATGCGAGCAACCAAAGATGAGTTAAGTTCTTTTGGCTTCAACGCAGAATACTATTTAAATGATTCACTTACGTTAACCTTTGATGGTCACTCTTCGAAGGCTGAAGTAACGCCTGATGCACCAATGGGATATACTGAATTTAACGTTGGTTTAGATCATAAATACGGTAACTCGTCGACAGATTCAGCATTTCAAGCAGTTGACTATAGTGGTGCAATTCCTGTACGTACAGTTGAGACCATATCAGGATCGACAGTTATTCGTCCTGAAATAGTAGCAAGTCAAGTTGCTAGTATGCGTAAGGTCACACAAATTAACGAAATTGATCAATACGATTTTCGTGCTGACTGGGTTTTAGATGATGGAGCAAACCTAACGGTTGGTGCCAATTATCGGACTCAGAAGAATGTTGCCGATAGAACTGACTACCAACAAACTTTAGGAAATTGGGGGTCTGAAAACCCTGGAGACGTAGAAGATTTAGCTCCTGGTTCGCTTGAAACCTTTTGTTTATCTTGTAAATTTAATGATCACACAATAGGTGGTGGAACAACTTCTGTTGGCGGATCAACTAACAATCAAGTTTATGCTGTACGAGGAAATGCTGCGGATATTTTTTCTGCACTATCGCCAGCTTATGAAGCCGGATACTCAGGAGCATCTTCTAGACCTCTTCGCGTAACAGGTAGTGCTTATGATGTGATTGAAGAGGATGTTACATCTATCTTTATTCAGCTAACGAATGAATTTCAAATTGCTGGCTTAGACGCATATTTGAATGTAGGGCTTAGATACGAACAAACCGATGTTAATGCAACAACTGAATCATCTCCAACATCTGCCATTATTTGGCAAGGCGATAATGACTTTGCTAAGTCTTCGGCGGCATCGAGTTCGGGATTCTCTTCAGATTCATCATACAGCAATTTGTTACCAAACATTGATCTTGCGATTGATCTAAATGATGAAATTAAAGTACGAGCGTCATACAGTAAAACACTTGCGAGAGCGACATATAACAATCTATACGCTAGTGACAATGCAAATGCCCCTTCAGGTCCAACAGCATTAGGAAACGTGGTAACAGGCAGTAAAGGTAATCCAGGGTTAAAACCGTTAGAATCAGATAACTATGATGTGTCTGTAGAATGGTACTTCGATGAAACTAGTTATGTTTCAGCAGGCTTGTTTTCTAAGCGTGTAAGTAATTTTGTTGGTCGAGAAACGGTGAATGGTAACTTATTTGGTTTACGCGATGCTACTTCTGGCGCACCGGGTACTCGTTCAGGTATGGCATTAGATATACTTGATAATTTAGGCGTGTTAGCAGACGAAATTAACCTATTCGCGGCAACAGTATATGTTGACCAGTTAGGCAATATGGATGATGCGATGGCCATGTTTGTGGCGAATCAAGATGCTAATGGGAATATTGATGATGCTGAATACGACCGTCTTGAAGGCAGTTTTGAGATAGTACCAAACAGCGATGATCCGTTATTTAACTTTGCTTTGAATCAACCAATCAACAATGAATCAGCTAAAATTAATGGGCTAGAGCTTCAAGCTCAGCACTTTTTTGGTGAATCAGGATTTGGCGTTGTGGGCAGTTATACTGTAGTTAACGGAGATGTTGGGTACAATATTTCTGGTGCTCCAAATATATCTCAATTTGCACTACAAGGTTTAAGTGATACGGCAAACGTCACCTTGATTTACGAAAAAGATGGTTGGTCAAGTCGCTTAGCTTATAATTGGAGAGATGAATTTCTTGCTTCAGCCAATGATGGCAGCGGATTTAACAATCCTGTCTTTGTCGAAGAATATGGCCAGTTAGATTTTAACGTTAGTTATTCGTTTAATGACCAATTAGCAGTATCTTTTGATGCAATCAATTTAAATGAAGAAAGCTCTAGATCGTTTTCGCGTTCGGAAACAGATTTACACTTTATACGTGAAAATGCAGCGCGTTATTACGCAGGCATAAGATACAAGTTTTAATAAAAGGTCAGTCAAACCGCTATTACTAGCGGTTTGACTATTTTATTCAAACGATACATATCATGTTTTTCAGTACAATAAATATTATTTAAGTGTCTTATTTGATGTAATAAAAATAAATAGGTGTTAAATGTCGAATTATATAGCATTAGATTGTGTGGCTCACCAAAACCTGAAAGTACAGAATCAATATGGTGAGGTATTTGGGGGCAACATCAATCATGCACTCGTTTATCCTACCGAAATTGAAATCCTGCACAGAGAATATCCGATTTTCTTCCGCCATAATGAAACTTCAGGTTATTACGCTGTTTGTATTTTAGGATTTGATAAAAATGAAAATCTTTTTCTAGAGAATGGTCATTGGGCAGCACGTGCTATCCCCGCTATATGTATGCAAGGGCCATTTGCACTAAAACTCACACATTACGAAAATGCTCTCCAGACCGAGGCTGACCCTATAGTTATGGTTGACCTTGATAACGTGCGCATAAATCCAAATGTTGGCGAGTCAATATTCCAAGCTCATGGCGGTTATACTCCATATTTTAAGAAGATACTTCAAGCCATGCGCAAGATCCATGTTGGAAATCAAAGTACAGAATATTTTTTTGCCACTTTAGATAAATTTAAACTGATAGAGCCTATTGAAATAAAAGTAGATTTGGCAGAGAAAGGTACTTATAACATAGCCGATCTGTTCTCGATAAGTCGTGAACGCTTGGCAGAATTATCTTCTGATGAATTGCATGAATTAAATAGTTTGGGATTGCTCGAACATTGTTTTTCTGTGGTATCCTCCGCTGGCAACATGTCGCACCTAGTGAATATGAAAATGCGCTGCCCTGTATCGCCCAAATCATAGGTAAAGACAATGAACTATGATAATACCCTTCATACAATTAAAGCGTGTCAGTTTAATGAAATAGACTTTAATGCCCTGACTGAATTAGGTCGACCGTGTTTAATAAAAGGCGCGATTGCTGACTCTCCTTTAGTACTTAAAGGCAACCAATCATTAAGCTTGGCACAAGAGTACTTACAAACTTTTTATACGCAAAAGCCTATGTTGGTTTATCAATGCGAAGCTGAGGCAAAAGGCCGATTTTTCTATAACGCACAATTTGATGGAATGAACTTCACAACAAATTTTGCGCAATTAACAGATTTTTTTAACGATATAGAACAGGATCAGCAGACTCATAGTAACAAGGCTTTTTATATCGGCTCAGCTAGACTGAATGACTACTTTCCAAGAATGCTAGAGGCTAACTTACCTATCGATAATGCCAATCTTGCTGGGCATTCAGCCCAAGCTGGAATTTGGCTTGGTAATAAAACTACAGCGGTTACTCACTTTGATACTTCAAATAATATTGCTGCCTGTATGCTTGGGCGGCGTAGATTTACTTTGTTTCCACCAGCCCAGAGTGGCAACTTATATCCAGGGCCTTTAGAACCAACACCCGGTGGACAAGTTTTAAGTATGGTAGATATCTCAGCACCCGATTTTGAACGCTACCCCAAGGCACGCGAGGCGCTTAAACATGCAATCGTAGTAGACTTAGAGCCAGGCGACTTGTTAGTTTATCCTGCATTGTGGTGGCATCAAGTTGAAGCATTAGATGACTTTAACGTGATGATCAACTACTGGTGGAATAGCACTCCTGCTTACGTCGACGATCCAATGACTACCTTATTACATGGCATGCTGAGTTTGCGTGATCGGCCACAAAGTGAAAAAGACGCATGGCAGGCGTTGTTTCAATATTACATTTTTGAAGACAAGCAGCAGGCACGACAACATTTACCTCAGCATACATGGGGAGCTTTACGAGATTTAGATGAATTAGGTGCTCGGGTATTACGTAATAAAGTGTTAAAAAAGATTAATCGATAACAATGTAAACACTTAATATTTTTGGTTTGCAGATAGGAGTTTTAGATGCAAAAGGTACAAAAGGTGGTCATCGCTGGTGGTGGTACTGCAGGTTGGGTAACAGCTGCTACGCTATCGAGTCAATTGGGCAGCCTGATTGATATCACGCTCGTTGAATCTGCAGATATTGGAACTGTTGGTGTAGGAGAGGCAACGATACCTACACACAAAGCCTTTCATCGTCTTATTGGCGTAGACGAGCAAGAGTTTATGCGAAAAACTCAGGCGACGTTCAAATTGGGTATCGAATTTAGCAATTGGGGGGATATAGGCGAGCGCTACTTCCATGCCTTTGGTCAGATTGGTCGTTCCACTTGGATGGGTGACTTTCAGCACCTTTGGCAACATGCAAGCTCACTAGGCTGGGGGGGCGAACTGCAAGATTACTGCTTCGAACTTCAAGCAGCTAAAGCAGGAAAATTTGATAAAGATAAAGCTAACTATGCCTATCATTTAGATGCAGGTTTATACGCCTCATTTTTGAGCGAATTGAGTCAAAAACGAGGTGTTAAGCGAATAGAGGGCACAATTGAAAGCATAGCTATGGATAGTGAAAATGGGCACATTAGCAACCTTGTTTTAAAAAATGGCACGAGTGTTCAGGGGGATTTATTTATAGATTGTACTGGCTTCAAAGGATTACTGATCAATGGTGCCTTGGGAGTAGGTTTTGAAGATTGGTCACATTGGTTACCTATGAACAGTGCTTGGGCAGTACAAACCGAAGGTAAAAAGGAAATTCCGCCGTATACAAAATCTATTGCGCATGATGCCAGTTGGCAATGGCGGATCCCACTACAAAATAGAGTGGGAAATGGCTTGGTTTTTTGCAGTGACTATACTTCCGAACAAGACGCGCTTCAGTTATTAACCGACAATCTTGAGGGAGATATGGTCTCCCAGCCGCGCTTACTAAAATTTAAAACAGGTAAACGTAATAAAACATGGTTTAAGAATTGTGTGGCTATCGGTCTTTCTAGTGGATTTCTTGAACCTCTTGAATCCACCAGTATTCATCTTAGTCAAATTTCAGCAACACGCTTAGTTCAAATGTTTCCTTTTAATGGCATGGACGAAGTGTTGCAAACGCATTTCAACAACTATGTTGATGGTGAGGTAGATAGCATTAGAGACTTCATCATTTTGCATTACAACTTGAATCGACGGTCGGAGCCTTTTTGGCAACACGTTGCAACGATGGACATTCCTGACTCACTTCAACATAGGTTGGAGCTATACAAAAGAACCTCTATAGCGTTTAAAAATGATCTCGATCTCTTTCGTGTTGATTCTTGGAATCAAGTCATGTTGGGACAGGGCATTAAAGTTGAAGGGTATCATCAAATGGGTCGCTTAATTAAAGATGATAACTTACGTCAAGCGTTTAACGACTTACAAGAGCACATCAATTCGACGGTAGAAGGTTTACCAATGCACGCTGACTTTTTGCGTCAATATGGAGTACTTGATCTTCACCGAAAACCGTAGATATTTTTTGCAGCTTTGAATCAACTTATAACACCCTATTTTTTGACTATAAAAGCGTAAAAATGAAAATGATAAATTAACGCAAACACGGAAGCCACTACTTGATAAAAACTTATATGGAAGATAGATATGAGTAAATATACCTCAACAAAAAGTCTGCAAGAAGCAAAATATACAGAATATTAAGTAGAACATGGTGACGCTAAGTTGGCTTTAGGGTTAAATAATATCTCAAGGATGTATTAACGTTATAGATATAAACGGGCAGCCTGTGCTGCATAATTAGTGGAGAGATTTATGCTGGAATTAACACTATAGCGTACTAAAAGATTATCACTTGAGCTTTCAAATGAAATGGGGAAAGAGAAAGTGGGCCTCGATAAATAAAAAACTCGAGACTGTTGATTGCTATTCCATTACCTAGGTGAACAAGACGTTTGCTTTAAAATATTGATGTTATGTTAAGAGTTCAAAGTATAAGAAAAAACTTAGAGAACTCTTCCGTTAGGAAATAGAAAATGATTAAAATCTGAAAATTTGTTGTTTCTCAAAGAGAATAACTTGCACAATATTAAGTACAAGTTATTTCAGGCTCATCTGTTTTATTATTCAATTGATAATAAAGTTACAGCTCTCCAACGTCCTCTTGCCCAAGCATAACCACCGTCTTCTGGTATTAAACCATTAGAAGCGACAATTGCTTCAACTTTAATTTCGTCGCCTGCTTGTAAAGAAAACACTTTCCCTGTTTTGAAATACACT includes:
- a CDS encoding SapC family protein, encoding MSNYIALDCVAHQNLKVQNQYGEVFGGNINHALVYPTEIEILHREYPIFFRHNETSGYYAVCILGFDKNENLFLENGHWAARAIPAICMQGPFALKLTHYENALQTEADPIVMVDLDNVRINPNVGESIFQAHGGYTPYFKKILQAMRKIHVGNQSTEYFFATLDKFKLIEPIEIKVDLAEKGTYNIADLFSISRERLAELSSDELHELNSLGLLEHCFSVVSSAGNMSHLVNMKMRCPVSPKS
- a CDS encoding GntR family transcriptional regulator: MNKPKKISVMPLSEKAYQTIRALILDNEFRAGEQILEKVLVEKLNISRTPIREACVQLEKEGLITIRPRRGIFINPISAADMNEIYDIITALEAQAAKILAEKVAQKTITEQEIKQLELPTLKMEKALQQDNLKEWAEADEEFHLCLLDLCGSIRLKQVVLQFWGQAHRVRYFTLALRDKPTDSTDDHKAVVAAIRAGDAKKAAEIHSLHRQKGKHNLLSIIEKYRFDNL
- a CDS encoding tryptophan halogenase family protein, with translation MQKVQKVVIAGGGTAGWVTAATLSSQLGSLIDITLVESADIGTVGVGEATIPTHKAFHRLIGVDEQEFMRKTQATFKLGIEFSNWGDIGERYFHAFGQIGRSTWMGDFQHLWQHASSLGWGGELQDYCFELQAAKAGKFDKDKANYAYHLDAGLYASFLSELSQKRGVKRIEGTIESIAMDSENGHISNLVLKNGTSVQGDLFIDCTGFKGLLINGALGVGFEDWSHWLPMNSAWAVQTEGKKEIPPYTKSIAHDASWQWRIPLQNRVGNGLVFCSDYTSEQDALQLLTDNLEGDMVSQPRLLKFKTGKRNKTWFKNCVAIGLSSGFLEPLESTSIHLSQISATRLVQMFPFNGMDEVLQTHFNNYVDGEVDSIRDFIILHYNLNRRSEPFWQHVATMDIPDSLQHRLELYKRTSIAFKNDLDLFRVDSWNQVMLGQGIKVEGYHQMGRLIKDDNLRQAFNDLQEHINSTVEGLPMHADFLRQYGVLDLHRKP
- a CDS encoding TonB-dependent receptor; translation: MNPHNKFKKSLLTKSISLLLSSSVIMPSIAQETPTKEGLEVISVTGIRGSLFNSMNLKRDSEGVVDAISSEDIGKFPSTNLAESLQRIPGVSIDRVNGEGSQITVRGFGADFNQVTLNGRTMPTANVPIVGAGSSGSASGASGRAFDFSNLSSDGVQILEVFKTGRADISSGGIGATVNVVTRRPLGTSGVQGSISAKAIHDTSVDGGSSITPEIGGSFSWANEENTFGIGFFGGISNRDSAAAGATSSSWNVIPYSEFLGLTTEDTIITNAPTSLDQYVTLPRDSRYQFSEFERERSNGQLVLQFAPSENLSLTADYTFAVNKGVEEKVEFYNWFNRPFTEVVFDDSPVPSTIFIKERAINKGGGMPQVMRATKDELSSFGFNAEYYLNDSLTLTFDGHSSKAEVTPDAPMGYTEFNVGLDHKYGNSSTDSAFQAVDYSGAIPVRTVETISGSTVIRPEIVASQVASMRKVTQINEIDQYDFRADWVLDDGANLTVGANYRTQKNVADRTDYQQTLGNWGSENPGDVEDLAPGSLETFCLSCKFNDHTIGGGTTSVGGSTNNQVYAVRGNAADIFSALSPAYEAGYSGASSRPLRVTGSAYDVIEEDVTSIFIQLTNEFQIAGLDAYLNVGLRYEQTDVNATTESSPTSAIIWQGDNDFAKSSAASSSGFSSDSSYSNLLPNIDLAIDLNDEIKVRASYSKTLARATYNNLYASDNANAPSGPTALGNVVTGSKGNPGLKPLESDNYDVSVEWYFDETSYVSAGLFSKRVSNFVGRETVNGNLFGLRDATSGAPGTRSGMALDILDNLGVLADEINLFAATVYVDQLGNMDDAMAMFVANQDANGNIDDAEYDRLEGSFEIVPNSDDPLFNFALNQPINNESAKINGLELQAQHFFGESGFGVVGSYTVVNGDVGYNISGAPNISQFALQGLSDTANVTLIYEKDGWSSRLAYNWRDEFLASANDGSGFNNPVFVEEYGQLDFNVSYSFNDQLAVSFDAINLNEESSRSFSRSETDLHFIRENAARYYAGIRYKF
- a CDS encoding cupin-like domain-containing protein; the encoded protein is MNYDNTLHTIKACQFNEIDFNALTELGRPCLIKGAIADSPLVLKGNQSLSLAQEYLQTFYTQKPMLVYQCEAEAKGRFFYNAQFDGMNFTTNFAQLTDFFNDIEQDQQTHSNKAFYIGSARLNDYFPRMLEANLPIDNANLAGHSAQAGIWLGNKTTAVTHFDTSNNIAACMLGRRRFTLFPPAQSGNLYPGPLEPTPGGQVLSMVDISAPDFERYPKAREALKHAIVVDLEPGDLLVYPALWWHQVEALDDFNVMINYWWNSTPAYVDDPMTTLLHGMLSLRDRPQSEKDAWQALFQYYIFEDKQQARQHLPQHTWGALRDLDELGARVLRNKVLKKINR